AAAAATAAAAAGCTAAATGAAAGAATAAAATCAAATATAAAAGAAGCTACAATGATTAACGAAATGGCTATGATTTTAGGCTTATCGTTGCTTACTTTAGGCAATTTCTTAGGTGGTGTTTGGGCTAATGAATCTTGGGGAAGATATTGGGGCTGGGATAGTAAAGAAACTTGGGCTTTAGTATCTATTTTAGTTTATGCTGCAGTTTTACACATTAGAATGATTAAAGGAATAAATAATCAATTTACATTTGCAGTATGCTCTATGTTTGCATATTTGAGTATTATTATGACTTATTTTGGAGTGAATTACTTTTTAACAGGTATGCACTCATATGCTGCAGGAGAAGCTGCTAGCGTGCCTATTTATGCTTACATTAGCGTAGGAGTTATGGCGTTATTAGCGATTGTTGCAAGTAAAAATAAAAAGGAAGCAGAACTTTTATGAGAGATAATGTATTTATAATTGTCGGCGTAGTAGCTTTTTTAGTAATTATTGCTCTAGTTTTTTATTTTATAATTAAGAGCTCAAAAAATAAAGAAAATCAAATTCTTACACAAGAAAAGCAAGAAGTAGTCAAGAAAGTAAATGCTTTAGATGATTTGATAAAAGCAGCAAAGAGTGCAAAAACTCCAGCTGCTTTAAATAAAGTAGTTTTAGCGTTTTTACAAAGTCAAAGTCTTGAAAATAGAGCAAGTCTTACAACTTTAAGTGAAGATGCTAAAAAAAAATTAGGATTTATTAGTGTTGTTTGTGCTAACAAATGTGCTGAAGCAAAATTAATTGCTTTTTTAAATCACGAATTGGGTAAAAAATATCCAAGTTACAAAAGAGAAATAGATTTATATGAGAATTTAGGACTTGCAAGAAGAAGGATGAAGTAATTGAATAAACTTTATTTTAGGTATCTTGCTAGCCTTTATCTTAAAAATTGTTTAATTTTTATTATTGCTTTTGTAGGATTTTATTTATTTATAGATATTTTAATTAATTATAAAAAGCTGCATTTAAATACCAATATATTCTTATTATATATTGTATATACAATGCTTACAGCTTTTTATTATATATTGCCAATAGCTTTAATACTTGCTATGATTTTTACAAAAATATCTCTTATTAAAAAAAATGAATTTATAGCGTTTTATTCTTTAGGGCTTAGCAAAAACGCAAGTGTTAAGCCTATAATGTTTATAAGTTTAATAATAAGTTTTATCGCAATTTTTTTAAACTATACAAATATTGCTTATGCAGAAAACTATAAAAGCAATATTTTAAAATACGGATATTTAAGCAAAGAACAAATGGATTTGTTTTTTAAATATCAAGATGATTATATTTATATAAAAAGTTATGATAAATCTACAATGAATGATATTAAAATTATCAAAAAAACAAATAATGAAATATCTAAAATCATTTTAGCAAAAAGAGCAAATTTTATTGATGATAATTGGGTTTTAGAAGATGCAAAAGTTATGGAATTTAAATTAGGAAATAATTTTGATGATACCTTTATAATTAATCAAAATTTAGAAAAAGAAATGATTTTAAAAGATTTTAACCCAAGTTTGCTTGATAATTTAGGCACTGATGATAGCTCTTTAAAAGACGCATTTTTTTATCTTAATAATTTTGAAGCTAATAAAAACATAGCAAGAGCTAGTATTTATAAGCAAAGTATATTTTTATTATATGCTCCATTTTTTATGCTTATAATTTTTTACAATATTCCTATTATGCCAAGATATAATGATTTAAATATCTATGCTTTAACATATACAAGTTTATCTTTATTAGTTTATGGAGTTTTATTTTTGCTATTAAGATTTGCTAGTAATGGTAGTATAAATCCTGAACTAGCTATTCTTTTGCCAATAAGTATAATTATTGTATATTCATTAATGAAGTTTAATAAAAATAAGTGATTATAAAAGGAGCAAAAAATGGACTTTTTAAAACTTGCAAATGGTATTAATACACCTTTTTATTTGTATGATTTTAACGAGATTGAAAATAGATTTAATAGTATTAAAAAAGCATTTAGTGGAGCTAAAAATAATATTTTTTACGCGGTTAAGGCTAATTCAAATTTATCTTTATTAAAGTTTTTAGCGAATTTAGATAGTGGATTTGATTGTGTTAGTGCAAATGAGATTAGAAGAGCTTTAAAAGTAGGTGCTAAACCTTATAAAATAATTTTTAGTGGGGTTGGTAAAAGTGCAAGTGAATTAGAATTTGCAATAGAGCAAAAAATACTTTATATAAATGTAG
This is a stretch of genomic DNA from Campylobacter sp. RM12651. It encodes these proteins:
- a CDS encoding LptF/LptG family permease, with translation MNKLYFRYLASLYLKNCLIFIIAFVGFYLFIDILINYKKLHLNTNIFLLYIVYTMLTAFYYILPIALILAMIFTKISLIKKNEFIAFYSLGLSKNASVKPIMFISLIISFIAIFLNYTNIAYAENYKSNILKYGYLSKEQMDLFFKYQDDYIYIKSYDKSTMNDIKIIKKTNNEISKIILAKRANFIDDNWVLEDAKVMEFKLGNNFDDTFIINQNLEKEMILKDFNPSLLDNLGTDDSSLKDAFFYLNNFEANKNIARASIYKQSIFLLYAPFFMLIIFYNIPIMPRYNDLNIYALTYTSLSLLVYGVLFLLLRFASNGSINPELAILLPISIIIVYSLMKFNKNK